The Manihot esculenta cultivar AM560-2 chromosome 11, M.esculenta_v8, whole genome shotgun sequence genome includes a region encoding these proteins:
- the LOC110625462 gene encoding translocon-associated protein subunit alpha: MNNIRVFFFAFLLVASPLLQVSHCQSDSEEEVMEAAEEVSDLGIVGEDTQYFGDGSYSPAPGVDTVCVFPKNSARLVPAGEEAELLVGLKNDGESSINVIAIKASVHLPFDHRMLVQNLTAQPFNNATVPASTQATFPYVFAVSKYLQPGNFDLVGTIFYEIDQHPYQSTFYNGTIEVVESGGFLSVESVFLVTLGVALLVLLGLWIHGQIQNLSKKTKRAPKVEIGTGTRDASMDEWLQGTAYTQSISSKSKKKK, from the exons ATGAACAATATTAGGGTTTTCTTTTTCGCTTTCCTCCTGGTCGCGTCTCCTCTTTTGCAAG TGTCTCATTGTCAGTCAGATTCTGAAGAGGAAGTCATGGAGGCTGCTGAAGAAGTCAGTGATCTTGGGATTGTTGGTGAAGATACCCAGTATTTTGGTGATGGAAGTTATAGCCCTGCTCCTGGAGTTGATACAGTCTGTGTTTTCCCCAAAAACAGTGCACGCT tGGTGCCAGCTGGTGAAGAGGCTGAATTACTTGTTGGACTAAAAAATGACG GCGAGTCAAGCATAAATGTAATTGCAATTAAGGCCAGTGTTCATCTTCCTTTTGATCATCGTATGCTGGTCCAAAATCTCACTGCTCAG cccttcaacAATGCAACTGTTCCTGCCTCAACACAAGCAACTTTCCCATATGTTTTTGCTGTCAGCAAGTACTTGCAG CCTGGAAACTTTGATCTTGTGGGCACCATTTTCTATGAGATCGACCAGCATCCATACCAGAGCACCTTCTACAATGGTACCATTGAAGTTGTCGAGTCTGGTGGCTTCCTCAGCGTTGAGTCAGTTTTTCTGGTTACACTTGGAGTTGCACTTCTTGTACTGCTTGGCCTATGGATTCATGGTCAAATACAGAACCTTTCTAAG AAAACAAAGCGGGCTCCAAAGGTGGAAATTGGAACTGGGACAAGGGATGCCTCAATGGATGAATGGCTTCAG GGAACTGCATACACTCAATCAATATCCAGcaaatcaaagaaaaagaagtaG